In the genome of Bacteroidota bacterium, the window GCCCTCTCTCTTGACAATCCACCTGGTCCCAAAGCCGACAATCTGCGTTTATTGGTTAATTCAGCCAAGGGATTGGTTTGATCCATAAACTGAGAAAGTTGATTTGTTCCAAAGAAGGAATTAATAACCGAAGACAATGTTCTTGCATTAATCAAGTCAGTAGGTGTAAACACCTCATTGTCTCTAATATTCATTTTTTCGCGAATGGTTCTTGACATTCTTGCCAATCCCACTCCGAACTGTTGATACAACTGCTCACCAACGGTTCTGACCCTTCTGTTACTCAAGTGGTCAATATCATCCACATCTGCTCTGGAGTTACTCAATTCAATCAGATAGTTTATAATACTGATAATATCTTCTTTGGTCAAAACCTTGGTTTCCATCGGAATATCAAGATTTAATTTTCTATTAATTCTATATCTACCCACATCTCCCAAGTCATATCGCTTGTCAGAGAAGAAAAGACGCTCAATAATACCACGGGCAGTCTCTTCATCTGGCGGTTCTGTGTTTCTTAATTGTCTGTAAATATGTTCAACCGCTTCTTTACCTGAATTAGATGTATCTTTTTGAAGGGTATTGTAGATGATTGCATAATCATTCTTTAAATCGGTGTTTTTGTTTAGAATAATTGCTTTTGCTCCGGATTCAAGAATTTCGTTAATATGTGTATTTTCTAAAATTGTATCCCTTTCCAAAACAACCTCATTTCGTTCAATTGAAACAACCTCACCGGTATCTTCATCAACAAAATCTTCAATCCAGGTTCTTAAAACACGTGCGGCTAATTTTCTGCCAATATATTTTTTCAACCCTGTTTTTGTAACCTTCACTTCCTCAGCTAAGCCAAAGATATTCAGAATATCTTTATCAGACTCATAACCGATAGCCCTCAACAATGTAGTAACAGGGAATTTTTTCTTTCTATCAATATACGCAAACATGACGTTATTTACGTCTGTTGCAAATTCAATCCAAGAACCTTTAAAAGGAATGATTCTGGCTGAATATAATTTTGTACCATTAGTATGATACGATTGTCCAAAGAACACACCCGGTGAACGATGCAGTTGAGACACAATAACTCTTTCAGCACCATTAATAATAAAAGTTCCTTGTGGTGTCATATAAGGGATAGTACCCAAATACACATCCTGCACAATGGTTTCAAAATCTTCATGATCTTCGTCATTACAGAAGAGTTTCAATTTAGCTTTCAAAGGCACTGCATAAGTTAGCCCTCTATCAATGCACTCGAATATTGAATATCTTGGCGGATCCACGAAGTAATCCAAAAACTCAAGAGTGAAAATATTTCTTGTATCACTAATTGGAAAGTTCTCAACAAATACTTTGTACAAGCCTTCGTTGGTTTTTTTATCAGATTGAGTATCAAGCTGAAAAAACTCTTTAAAAGATTTTAATTGGATTTCAAGAAAATCAGGGTAGTCAATAACCCTTTCTGTCTTAGAGAAATTTATTCTCTTATTGGTTTCTAGTATAGTTGCCAAGTTGTATTAATTTTAATTATTAATTAGTAAAATGCACAAAGCAGCCCCCTTTTAAGAGGGCTACTTAGATAAGTCTTTAATGGTAAAGTAGTAACTACTACTTAATTTCAACCTCTGCACCGGCTTCTTCTAATTTTGCCTTAAGTGCATCAGCTTCTTCTTTAGAAACCTTTTCCTTAACAGGTTTTGGAGCTGCATCTACTAAATCTTTAGCTTCTTTCAAGCCAAGTCCGGTTAAGTCTTTAACAACTTTAACTACACCTAATTTAGCAGCGCCTGCTGATTTAAGGATAACATCGAATTCGGTTTTAGCTGCTGCTGCGTCTGCTGCTCCACCTGCTACTGCGGGTGCTGCTACTGCTACTGCTGCTGCTGCCGGCTCAATGCCATAGTCGCTTTTCAAAATATCGGACAATTCCTTTACTTCTTTTACTGTAAGGTTGACCAATTGTTCTGCAATTTGTTTTAAATCTGCCATGATTTTGATTTTTTGATTTTAATTAATTAATTTTCTTTGTTTGATAGTGTTTGTAAGATTCCGGTAATGTTCTGACTGCTGGAGTTGATTGCAGATAGAACATTCATAACGGGAGATTGTAGGAGTGAAATGATGTCAGCCAACATATCTTCTTTAGACTTCAATGATGCTAACGCACTTAATTGGTTGTCACCAATATAGATTGCGGAATCAATAAATGCACCTTTGAGTTTTGGAGTTTCTTTTGCGCCTCTGAAGCCTTTGATAGCAACAGCCGGTGCTTTAAGGTTTACACTCACCATAATGGCTGATGAACCTTTTAAAGTGTCTGGAAGCTCTCCAAAATCCTTGGATGAATTTTTCATTGCGAGTTTAATCAGAGTATTTTTGGCCACTCTCATTGTTACTCCATTTTTAAACAATTCCCTTCTTAAACTGTTTGTGTCTGCAGCAGTCATGCCGGTTGCGTCTGTGATGTAAACAAACGAGTTGTTTTCAAAGATTTCCTGCAATTCTGCAACAATCACATTTTTTTCTGTCTTTTTCATCTCTTATATTCCTGGAATTGATTTAACATCCACATTTACCCCCGGGCTCATAGTACTGGAAAGGTAAATGCTTTTAAAATAGATCCCCTTTGCAGAAGATGGCTTAAGCTTTTGTAAAGTTTGGATTAACTCGGCTGTATTCTCTGACAATTTGTTAGCATCAAAAGACACTTTACCAACGGAAGCATGAATAATACCGGATTTATCAACTTTGAAGTCAATTTTACCTGCTTTTACCTCTCCTACTGCCTTGCCAATGTCAGTTGTAACAGTTCCTGACTTTGGATTTGGCATTAAGTTTCTGGGACCTAATATCTTACCAAGTCTTCCCAACTTGGCCATTACAGCGGGCATAGTGATAATAATATCAATATCTAGCCAGCCGTTTTGAATCTTTTCTATATAATCATCTAAACCCACATGGTCAGCACCTGCATCTTTTGCTTCTTGTTCTTTATCAGGTGTACAAAGAACCAAAACTCGTACGGTTTTGCCAGTTCCATGCGGAAGTGTTGCAACACCTCTCACCATTTGGTTACTCTGGCGAGGATCAACACCAAGTCTTACATCAACATCAACTGAGGCATCAAACTTTGTGGTCGTTATATTTTTAACAACCTGTGTAGCTTCTGCTAAGGAATAAGACTTTCCTTGCTCATATTTTGCTAATGCTGCTTTTCTATTTTTAGTTAGTTTCATCTCTTCGTTGTTTATAAATTATGCCCAGGGAGCTTGTCCTTTAACTTCAATACCCATACTTCTTGCTGTTCCGGCAACCATACGCATAGCGGACTCTACTTCGAAACAATTCAAATCCGGCATTTTTGCTTCTGCAATCTGACGTACTTGTTCCCATGAAACTTCAGCTACTTTTTTTCTGTTAGGCTCAGCAGAACCGCCTTTTACTTTTGTAACTTCAAGTAATTGAGCTACTACAGGTGGGGTTTTGATGATAAAATCAAAAGATTTATCTGAATACAATGTGAGTACCACAGGTAATACTTTACCCATTTTATCTTGAGTTCTAGCATTGAATTGCTTACAAAACTCCATAATATTTACTCCTTTAGAACCTAATGCCGGACCAATAGGTGGAGCAGGATTGGCTTGTCCTCCTTTTACTTGTAATTTTAAATATCCGGTTATTTCCTTTGCCATATCTGGTTTTTTACAAAATATTAATTATTCTTTTTCAACTTGTCCATAGTTAAGCTCTAAGGGGGTTTTTCTTCCAAAAATCTTAACCATTACTTTTAATTTTTTCTTTTCTTCGTTTGCTTCTTCTATCACTCCACTAAATCCGCTAAACGGACCATCAATCACTTTAACATGTTCTCCCACTATAAATGGTTCAACTCTTTCCTCACTGTTCTCGGATATTTCATCAACATTACCTAAGATTCTGTTTACTTCACCTTGTCTGAGAGGAACCGGTAAATCATTTGCACCCAAAAAACCTACGACACCATTCACTGATTTAATAGTCGGAGCAACTTCTCCCATTAAGTTTGCGTGTATAAGAATATATCCAGGAAAAAAGCTTCTATCCTTGGCGATTTTCTTGCCATTTTTAATTTGATAAACCTTCTCCATAGGAATCAAAATTTGCTGAACATACTTGCTTAACTTAGCATGTTCCAATTCAGATTCAATATACTTAGCAATCTTTTTTTCTTGACCGCTAATTGCTCTTACTACATACCAGCTAAATTCTTCTGTCATAATTTTTGAATTCATTAATGTTTAGCCAAAAATTCCATATATAAACTGAAGAATAAAACCAAGAACAATATCTGCCAGATATACGAGCGCAGCTATAATAATAGAAGCAACAAGTACAATCATGGAAGCCTGTCTAAGTTCGTCCCATGTAGGCCAAGTTACTTTATTGAGCAACTCGTCAACAATCAGATTCCAATAATTCTTTATTCTCTCTAACATGTCCTTTTATATCTTGCACGGGTGCCTGGATTCGAACCAAGATCAACGGTTTTGGAGACCGCGATTCTACCATTGAACTACACCCGTTTTGTGCCTTAAATAATGATTTAAACCTTATTCGATAATGTCAGTTACCTGACCGGCACCGATAGTTCTACCACCTTCACGAATTGCAAATCTCAAACCTTTTTCCATTGCAATCGGAGCGATAAGATCTACAGTGATGGTAACATTATCACCCGGCATAACCATTTCAGTTCCATCAGGAAGTTTTACTTCACCTGTAACGTCAGTAGTTCTGAAATAGAATTGAGGTCTGTATTTATTAAAGAAAGGAGTGTGACGACCACCTTCTTCTTTTGTCAATACATAAATCTCAGCTTTGAACTTGTGGTGAGGTGTAACAGAACCTGGTTTACAAATAACCATTCCTCTTTTAATATCAGTTTTTTCAATACCTCTAAGAAGAATACCTGCGTTGTCACCTGCTTCACCTCTGTCAAGAAGTTTTCTAAACATTTCAACTCCGGTACAAGTTGAAGAAAGTTTCTCAGTACCCATTCCAATGATATCCACTGCATCACCTACGTTGATAACACCTCTTTCAATTCTTCCTGTTGCAACAGTTCCACGACCTGTGATTGAAAAAATGTCTTCAATCGGCATAAGGAAAGGTTGGTCAACAAGACGAGCAGGAATAGGAATCCACTCATCTACTGCTTTCATTAGGTCAAGGATAGATTGAGACCATTTTGGGTCACCATTCAATCCACCCAAAGCAGAACCTCTGATAATAGGAGTGTTGTCACCATCAAAACTATAGAAATTTAACAAATCGCGAATTTCCATTTCTACTAAATCTAACAATTCTGGATCATCCACCATATCGCATTTGTTCATAAATACAACCAATTTAGGAACACCTACCTGACGAGCAAGAAGGATGTGTTCACGAGTTTGAGGCATTGGTCCGTCAGTAGCAGCTACCACAAGGATAGCACCGTCCATCTGAGCCGCACCTGTAACCATGTTCTTTACATAGTCAGCGTGACCCGGACAGTCAACGTGAGCGTAGTGACGTGTTTGGGTTTGATATTCAACGTGTGAAGTGTTAATAGTAATACCTCTTTCTTTTTCTTCCGGTGCATTATCAATAGAGTCGTAAGAACGTGCTTCAGAGAATCCTGCATTAGCCAGAACTGTAGTAATTGCCGCGGTCAAAGTAGTTTTACCGTGGTCAACGTGTCCAATAGTACCGATGTTTACGTGTGCTTTGGAGCGGTCAAATTTTTCTTTTGCCATGATGTTATTTTTAGTTTATTATAATTTAAAAATCAATTTTGCTTTTTTAAAACTAAACAATTACGGTCTTCTTTTTCACATCTAATTCCACCTTGCTTTGCTATCACCTTAAGGTATGAGCCGTTGGTGAGAATTGAACTCACGACCTCTTCCTTACCAAGGAAGTGCTCTACCACTGAGCTACAACGGCTTACGTGGTGGTTTAAGCGAGCGGGAGACGAGGCTCGAACCCGCGACCTACAGCTTGGAAGGCTGTCGCTCTACCAACTGAGCTACTCCCGCTTTTTTCCGCATCTTGTTTAGAAAGAACGTTACTGTTTAATATTTGGTGGGAAGAGCAGGATTCGAACCTGCGAAGACATAAGTCAACAGATTTACAGTCTGTCCTCGTTGGCCACTTGAGTATCTTCCCGCTTTTCTACTTACTATATTGAGCCACTTGTCGGGATCGAACCAACGACCTACTGATTACAAATCAGTTGCTCTACCAGCTGAGCTAAAGTGGCTTAATATTTATATCAAAAAACAGTCCTTTCTTTAAAGGGTTTTATGCCTTTTCAGAAAGGACTGCAAAAGTAGATTCTTTTTTTAATTGTGCAAAAAAAACTGTGAATTATTTTTTAGGCTTGTTTTGCCTTGTATTTCTGCACTTGTGTGCGAAGCTTTTCTTCCACTTTATCAACAGCAGATTCAAAACTTTGACTCACTTCGGATACAAAGAGGGTTTGGTTCGACACATTCGCTTTGACCTCTATTGACTTATTTTCTTTACTGTCCGTATTGATGACCTTGAGATACACAATCATATTGACGATTCCGTCATAATAGGTACCCATTTTGCTAAGTTTTTTTGAAATGTAAGCAAGTAATTTTTGATCTGCTTTGAAGTTTACATACTGAAAATCGATTGTCATAACGTTAATTTTTAGGTGATTGATTGAATAATAAAGCGGTTATCTTCTGCTTTTGTCTGCTACGAAAATAATACCATTTTTTTTGATTTCCAAATCAAATCATAGACATATTTACTCATTCTTATAAAGAGGATGTGTCAATCGATGAATGTTTTTTAGCCGCTCCATACTGTTATGTGTATATATTTGAGTTGCCGATAAATTGGCATGTCCTAATAATTCTTTGATAGCATTCAAATCTGCACCTTCATCAAGTAAATGCGTAGCAAAGGTGTGTCTCAACACATGTGGACTTCTGTGCTCTTGTGTGGATACCTCTTTTATCATATCGGTAATGACATTATAAAGCCACCTGTGATAGATTTTCTTCCCATTTTCAAAAACAAAAAATAAATCCTGGATGGGTACATGCTCACGCATTGGTATATAATATTCTTGCAAAACAACTGCGAGTTCTTCGGTCATCGGAATGATTCGCTCTTTGTTGCCTTTCCCCAACACTTTGATTTGTTTTTGTGAGAAATCAAGATTCGCATATTTCAAATTGAGCAACTCCGCAGCTCGAACTCCGGTATGATATATAAAAAACAAAGTGGTACTTGCCAAAACTCGTCTATAATCACCCGATTTCAGTTCTTGTTCAAAACCTTGTTCCAACAAATTAAA includes:
- the rplK gene encoding 50S ribosomal protein L11 encodes the protein MAKEITGYLKLQVKGGQANPAPPIGPALGSKGVNIMEFCKQFNARTQDKMGKVLPVVLTLYSDKSFDFIIKTPPVVAQLLEVTKVKGGSAEPNRKKVAEVSWEQVRQIAEAKMPDLNCFEVESAMRMVAGTARSMGIEVKGQAPWA
- the raiA gene encoding ribosome-associated translation inhibitor RaiA; the protein is MTIDFQYVNFKADQKLLAYISKKLSKMGTYYDGIVNMIVYLKVINTDSKENKSIEVKANVSNQTLFVSEVSQSFESAVDKVEEKLRTQVQKYKAKQA
- the rplJ gene encoding 50S ribosomal protein L10; this encodes MKKTEKNVIVAELQEIFENNSFVYITDATGMTAADTNSLRRELFKNGVTMRVAKNTLIKLAMKNSSKDFGELPDTLKGSSAIMVSVNLKAPAVAIKGFRGAKETPKLKGAFIDSAIYIGDNQLSALASLKSKEDMLADIISLLQSPVMNVLSAINSSSQNITGILQTLSNKEN
- the tuf gene encoding elongation factor Tu; translated protein: MAKEKFDRSKAHVNIGTIGHVDHGKTTLTAAITTVLANAGFSEARSYDSIDNAPEEKERGITINTSHVEYQTQTRHYAHVDCPGHADYVKNMVTGAAQMDGAILVVAATDGPMPQTREHILLARQVGVPKLVVFMNKCDMVDDPELLDLVEMEIRDLLNFYSFDGDNTPIIRGSALGGLNGDPKWSQSILDLMKAVDEWIPIPARLVDQPFLMPIEDIFSITGRGTVATGRIERGVINVGDAVDIIGMGTEKLSSTCTGVEMFRKLLDRGEAGDNAGILLRGIEKTDIKRGMVICKPGSVTPHHKFKAEIYVLTKEEGGRHTPFFNKYRPQFYFRTTDVTGEVKLPDGTEMVMPGDNVTITVDLIAPIAMEKGLRFAIREGGRTIGAGQVTDIIE
- the rplL gene encoding 50S ribosomal protein L7/L12, with protein sequence MADLKQIAEQLVNLTVKEVKELSDILKSDYGIEPAAAAVAVAAPAVAGGAADAAAAKTEFDVILKSAGAAKLGVVKVVKDLTGLGLKEAKDLVDAAPKPVKEKVSKEEADALKAKLEEAGAEVEIK
- a CDS encoding tyrosine-type recombinase/integrase produces the protein MEFSKALDIFFRYLKQEKRYSAHTLISYRNDLHQLSEFLHTEYDITRVEQVSHPILRTWLATLNHKNFVPSSINRKLTVCRSFYKFMVKNDLSARNPAVNLKSLKKPKRLPVVVEKQKLFNLLEQGFEQELKSGDYRRVLASTTLFFIYHTGVRAAELLNLKYANLDFSQKQIKVLGKGNKERIIPMTEELAVVLQEYYIPMREHVPIQDLFFVFENGKKIYHRWLYNVITDMIKEVSTQEHRSPHVLRHTFATHLLDEGADLNAIKELLGHANLSATQIYTHNSMERLKNIHRLTHPLYKNE
- the nusG gene encoding transcription termination/antitermination protein NusG, which translates into the protein MTEEFSWYVVRAISGQEKKIAKYIESELEHAKLSKYVQQILIPMEKVYQIKNGKKIAKDRSFFPGYILIHANLMGEVAPTIKSVNGVVGFLGANDLPVPLRQGEVNRILGNVDEISENSEERVEPFIVGEHVKVIDGPFSGFSGVIEEANEEKKKLKVMVKIFGRKTPLELNYGQVEKE
- the secE gene encoding preprotein translocase subunit SecE, which translates into the protein MLERIKNYWNLIVDELLNKVTWPTWDELRQASMIVLVASIIIAALVYLADIVLGFILQFIYGIFG
- the rplA gene encoding 50S ribosomal protein L1 yields the protein MKLTKNRKAALAKYEQGKSYSLAEATQVVKNITTTKFDASVDVDVRLGVDPRQSNQMVRGVATLPHGTGKTVRVLVLCTPDKEQEAKDAGADHVGLDDYIEKIQNGWLDIDIIITMPAVMAKLGRLGKILGPRNLMPNPKSGTVTTDIGKAVGEVKAGKIDFKVDKSGIIHASVGKVSFDANKLSENTAELIQTLQKLKPSSAKGIYFKSIYLSSTMSPGVNVDVKSIPGI